DNA from Mesorhizobium loti R88b:
TTATGTCAAGTGATACATTTCGTGCGGCCCGATGTTGGCAAGTGGGCATAGGAATGGCACTGGGATGAACATCCCTGCGGGTTAAGGAGTGAACATGGCTGCGGCGAAACAAGTGATCGTCATCGGCGCCGGGATCATCGGTGCCTCCATCGCCTGGCACCTGACCAAGGCCGGTGCGCAGGTGACGGTCATCGCCGACAGTGCGCCGGGCGGCGTGGCGACGCCAAACTCGTTTGCCTGGATCAACGCCAGTTGGGGCAATCCGGAGCCCTATTTCCGGCTTCGCATCCGCGCCATGGCGGAGTGGAAACGCCTCGCGAATGATTTGCCGGGCCTGCCGCTGGCCTGGTGCGGCGGCCTGAACTGGGACCTGCCGGCGGACAGGCTCGAAGCCTACGCGGCCGAGCACTCTTCATGGGGCTACGGCATCGAACGGGTTGACCGGGAGCAAGTGGCACGCATCGAACCCAACCTCGTCGAGTTTCCCGGTTTTGCCCTGCACGTCGCGGAGGAAGGTGTCGCAGAGCCCGTGGCCACCGCGAAAGCGCTGCTGGCGGACGCGGAGCGGCAAGGCGCGCGCGTCCTCTCCAGCACCGTGACCGCGCTTGTCCAGACCGATGGGAGGATCGCGGGCGTGGACACATCGCATGGGCTGCTTGCCGCCGACGAGGTGGTGATCGCCGCTGGCGTCGGCTCACCGGACATCGCCGCGACGGCTGGCATCAGTCTGCCGATCGAGACGCCGCCTGGGCTGATCGTCCATTCGCGGCCCTACAAGAAGCTGCTCAACGGCCTGGTGCATGCCGACAAGCTGCATATGCGCCAGACATCCGAAGGCCGTATCATCGCCGGCTCGGATTTCGCCGGCGGCGATCCGGGCGATGATCCTGAAGCCACGGCGCGCGACCTGTTCGCGGTGGTGAAGGCAGCGTTGCGCGGCGCCGAGGGGCTGGAACTCGATTTCCACACAATCGGCTACCGCCCCAATCCGATCGACGGCTTTCCGATCATCGGCCGGGCCGAAGGCATGGACGGTGTCTACGTCGCGGTCCTGCATTCCGGCATCACGCTGGCGCCGGCCGTCGGCCTGTTTGCTACAAGGGAAATTCTTGACGGCGAGCGCGACCCGCTGCTCGCACCCTATGGCTTGTCGCGCTTCGCTCAATAACCCGGCGGACGGCGAAAGCCGCCGGTGACCGGCTCGATCGCCGCCGCAATACCGAGCAGCCGCGATTCCGACCAGCGTTTGCCGACCAGTTGCAGCCCGATCGGCAGACCGTTGCTATCCTGTCCGCACGGCATCGAAAGTGCCGGATGGCCGCTGTAGTTGAAAACGGCGCCATAGGCCGGCAGCATCCAGTAGCTCTGCTCCTTGCCGTCGACCTTGATCGGCGTGCCCGGCTCGCAATGTGGAAAGGCCGTGGTCATGGCAACCGGGCAGAGCAGTGCATCATGGCGGTCGAAAAAACTGTCCCAGATGAGAATGGATCTGTCGCGGCGGGCCAGCGCCTCGAACCAGCGCGAGACTGACGTCGGCTGCTCCGGCGGTTTGGGCTGCGCCGCCTCCATCATCATACCGATCAGCGCGCCGCCTTGCGCGAGATCGTCGTGCAGATCGAGCTTCGGCAATTTCGCCTCCTCGACGACCGCACCAGCGCCTTGCAACTGCCTTGCGAGACTTTCGACCGCGGCGCTGATCTCGCCGGCCACCGGGAAGCCGGGGAAGGACGGCGCGAAAGCGATGCGCAATGTCTTGAGATCGAGCTTCGGCATAGCCTCGACCTGTACTGGTGCGAGATCGGTGTCGTGCCCGTCCGGCCCGGCGATGATTTGATAGATCAACGCCAGATCGTCCACGCTCCGCGCCAACGGCCCAAGGCAAGACATCAGCCGCACGCTGCGCGCAGCACCGCCCGGGTTAGGGAAAGCACCGGCCAACGAAACACGGTTCTCCGTCGGCTTCAGGCCATAGACACCGCAGAAGGCGGCGGGCAGGCGGATCGAATCCTGCATATCGGTGCCGACATCGAATGGTGTCATGCCAGTCGCCACCGCAGCTGCGGCGCCGCCACTGGAGCCGCCGGCGGTGCGCTCAAGGTTCCACGGATTGCCGGTGCGGCCGAACAACGGATTGTTCGATTGCCAGTCCGACAGCATGGTCGCGACATTGGTCTTGGCCATCAGCACGCCACCGGCCGCCTTCAGCCTGACAACGACTGGACTGTCGTGGCTCGCGACATAGTCGGCGAAAGGTGGGAAGCCGACCGTGGTTTTCATACCAGATGTCTCGTGCATGTCCTTCAGCGTGAAAGGAACGCCATGCAGTGGCCCGGGCGCTTCGCCATGTGCCAGCGCCGCGTCTGCTTGCCTGGCGCGTTCGTGCGCGCCTTCGCGGTCGAACGAAATGACGGCGTTGATTGCCGCGTTGTGGCTGTCGATCTGCGCCAGATGGGCGTCGAGTGCTTCGACGGCGGAGATTTTGCGGTTGTGGATCGCGGCAGCAAGATCGACGGTCGAGGAGAAGACGGGATTCATGATCAAGGCTCCTGCTTGGCCGCACTTGCCTGGAAAATGGCGAGCAGCGGTGCGACTTCAAGCGGAGTTGAGCATTCGGAGCCCTGGTAGTGTTTGATCGAAATTGCGCCGAGGCCAATTGAGGTCGGTGCTCTACGGCGCCCCCCTGTCCGCGACGCTACCAGTTGGCCAAGAAACCTACCCGACCAGCGCCAGCTTCGCCGCGGCCGGAGCAAACGGGCGAATGCTGATCCCATCCCTGGTCATGGTGACGAAGCTCGCCGGCGGGATCGCCTGCCAATCGCCGCCCTCGCGATCGAACGGCTCGGAGACGATGCAGCGGCCGCCCTTGCGCAGGATGGAGGTGTAGAGTGTCGGCGCATGCGCATCGGTGGCGTAGCGCACCGCATGCAGCGCCTGCCCGTCGGAGAAGGCAGCGGTGAGTTTCAGCGCCGGTTCGAGGCCGGCGCGGCGCGAGGCTTCGATGACGCGGCTGGTGGCGCGCGACACAGCGCCTTGCGGATCACCGGCCAACCCTTCGTCGATCATCAGCAGAAAAAAGAGTTCGGAATCGGTGGTGCCTTCGCGCTGGTCGAAGACGGCGTCGGACAATGAATTCTCCAGGGCACGGCGGATTTTTTCGAAGCCGCCGATCTGGCCGTTGTGCATGAACGACCAGCGGCCCGAGATGAAGGGATGGCAGTTCATGCGGCTGGTGGCGCCGCCGGTCGAGGCCCGCACATGGGCGAGGAACAGGCCGGATTTGATCTGCCGGCACAGGCTCTTCAGATTGGGATCGGACCAGGCGGGCAGGATGTCGCGATAGAGACCAGGCTCGGGCCGGTCGCCATACCAGGCAAGGCCGAAACCGTCGCCATTGGTGGGTGATTTCGCTTCCTGGGCGCAATGGCTCTGCGCGATCAACGAGTGACAGGGCGCCGTCAGAATGTCTTCGAGAAAGACCGCTTCACCGAGATAGGCCGCCCACCGGCACATCGCTTCTGTCGTCCTTTAAGCGCGATCCAGAAGAGCCGCAGGCTCCTTGGTCGCGTGTGTGCCTCTGTTGTGCGTCCGCTCGTAAAGCTCGCGAACGATTCGGCTGGCGGTAGTCTCAAACAGAAATGGCAAGAAAGCATGAACGAGCGCGGCACCCGCCGCCATCAGCAACCGCGACGAGAACCAGGCGGCAAAGGCCATATGGCCGAAATAGGTTTCGCCGACCTTGGCCGGATGAGAGGTGAAAATCCTTGCGACCGACATGCTGGTCCCCTTCAGCGCTTGACGTTCCTGATGTGAGTATCCTGACACGCTTCGCCGGTTCATCGGTCTCAAAATATCCTTGTATTCTGCCATTTCATGGGACAGACATCCCACATGGCGCTGGAAATCGACGAAATAGACCGAAAATTACTCACCGAATTGCAACGGGACGGCACTTTGTCGGTCGACCAGCTGTCGGAGCGGGTGGCCTTGTCGCGCAATGCCTGCTGGCGGCGGGTCAAGCGGCTGGAGGAAGACGGCGTCATCACCGGCCGGGTGGCGCTGGTCGATGCCGAAAAGCTCGGGCTCGGGCTTTCGGTGTTCATCCTGATCCGCACGTCGAACCATGATCCGGACTGGCTGCAGAAATTCCGGGCCGCAGTGACGAGCTTTCCCGAGATCACCGGCGTCTACCGCATGTCGGGCGACCTCGACTATGTCTTGCGCGCCCGCGTCGCAGACGTGAAGGCCTACGACCGGCTCTACCAAAGGCTGATCGCCAAGGTGGCGCTGTCCGATGTGTCCGCCTCCTTCGTGATGGAGGAAATCAAGGAGACGACGGTGGTTCCGATGGTCAGGTCATAGTGATGCCCGAAAGAAAGCCGTTGATAGGCTTGCGGGCGAATTGACCGAATCGGCAATCGCGCCGATAGGATCGATTTTATGCGCGCAGCCCTCCAAAACTCCTCCGTCATCGGCCCGACTGTCGGCTTCGTCAGATTGCCGCACGCTGAAGGGCTTCCCCTCCCCGCCTATGAAAGCACCGGCGCCGCCGGCATGGATTTGCGCGCCGCGGTCCCGGACGACCGGCCGCTGCTGATCCTGCCTGGCAAACGCGCGCTTGTACCGACCGGGCTGATCCTGGAAATCCCGGAAGGCATGGAAGGTCAGGTGCGGCCGCGCTCCGGCCTTGCTTTCAAGCATGGCCTTACCGTCCTCAACTCACCGGGAACGGTCGACAGCGACTATCGCGGCGAGGTCAAGGTGCTCTTGGTCAATCTCGGCGACGAGGATTTTGCGGTGACGCGCGGCATGCGCATCGCGCAGATCGTTTTCGCAGCGGTGACGCAAGCGGCGGTGGAAGAGCGCTCGCTCGCCGGCGGCACTGCGCGTGGCTCAGGCGGGTTCGGATCGACCGGCACCGCCTGATGCAGGTTCCAAAGTTAGTCATCTTCGACTGCGACGGCATTCTCGTCGACACGGAGAACCTCGCCAACCGGCGCCTCGCCGAATGGCTGAGCGCTGCCGGCTATGCGACCAGCTTCGAATATTGCCGCAAGAATTTCTCCGGCCGCAGCATGCTTTCGGTGCAGAAGGAGATCGAGGCGCAGACCGAGGTGCGGCTCGGCGCCGATTTCGTCGATCGCTGGAACGCCGGCCTGCCGGATCTGTTTGCGCATGGGGTCGAGGCGATCCCCTATGTCCGCGAGTTCATTGAGGCGGTCCGCGCGGCCGGCATCCCCTATTGTGTCGCCACTTCGGCCAGGGTGTCGAAGATGCACATCACACTTGGCCAGACCGGCCTCTTGCCGCTGTTCGAACACGCGATGTTTTCGGCGACCATGGTCGGGCGCGGCAAACCATTCCCCGACCTGTTCCTGCATGCGGCCAAGACCATGGGTTTTTCGCCCACGGACTGTATTGTCATCGAGGACAGCGTTGCCGGCACGCAAGCGGGAATAGCGGCCGGCATGCGGGTGTTTTCCTATCATGGCGACCCCTATTCCGACCGCGATGGCCTGATTGAGGCTGGCGGCATCCTGTTCGACGACATGCGCGAACTGGCCGGGCTGGTGCCGATCCACTAACCGGCCCGTTGGCCGGCTGGACGCCTTGGGAAGCTGTGCTACTTTCCGGCGCCGCCAGCTCGAGCCGCCTCATGCCAACGACCCTTTCCCGCTTCATCCTCGCCTTGATGCTGCTGCCGTTCCTGGCGATAGCGGCCGGCGCACAAGCCTTGAGTCTTCCCGAACTCGGCAACACGCTGCCAGGCCGTACCGACGTGACCTA
Protein-coding regions in this window:
- a CDS encoding NAD(P)/FAD-dependent oxidoreductase, whose protein sequence is MAAAKQVIVIGAGIIGASIAWHLTKAGAQVTVIADSAPGGVATPNSFAWINASWGNPEPYFRLRIRAMAEWKRLANDLPGLPLAWCGGLNWDLPADRLEAYAAEHSSWGYGIERVDREQVARIEPNLVEFPGFALHVAEEGVAEPVATAKALLADAERQGARVLSSTVTALVQTDGRIAGVDTSHGLLAADEVVIAAGVGSPDIAATAGISLPIETPPGLIVHSRPYKKLLNGLVHADKLHMRQTSEGRIIAGSDFAGGDPGDDPEATARDLFAVVKAALRGAEGLELDFHTIGYRPNPIDGFPIIGRAEGMDGVYVAVLHSGITLAPAVGLFATREILDGERDPLLAPYGLSRFAQ
- a CDS encoding amidase, whose product is MNPVFSSTVDLAAAIHNRKISAVEALDAHLAQIDSHNAAINAVISFDREGAHERARQADAALAHGEAPGPLHGVPFTLKDMHETSGMKTTVGFPPFADYVASHDSPVVVRLKAAGGVLMAKTNVATMLSDWQSNNPLFGRTGNPWNLERTAGGSSGGAAAAVATGMTPFDVGTDMQDSIRLPAAFCGVYGLKPTENRVSLAGAFPNPGGAARSVRLMSCLGPLARSVDDLALIYQIIAGPDGHDTDLAPVQVEAMPKLDLKTLRIAFAPSFPGFPVAGEISAAVESLARQLQGAGAVVEEAKLPKLDLHDDLAQGGALIGMMMEAAQPKPPEQPTSVSRWFEALARRDRSILIWDSFFDRHDALLCPVAMTTAFPHCEPGTPIKVDGKEQSYWMLPAYGAVFNYSGHPALSMPCGQDSNGLPIGLQLVGKRWSESRLLGIAAAIEPVTGGFRRPPGY
- a CDS encoding class II glutamine amidotransferase, with the protein product MCRWAAYLGEAVFLEDILTAPCHSLIAQSHCAQEAKSPTNGDGFGLAWYGDRPEPGLYRDILPAWSDPNLKSLCRQIKSGLFLAHVRASTGGATSRMNCHPFISGRWSFMHNGQIGGFEKIRRALENSLSDAVFDQREGTTDSELFFLLMIDEGLAGDPQGAVSRATSRVIEASRRAGLEPALKLTAAFSDGQALHAVRYATDAHAPTLYTSILRKGGRCIVSEPFDREGGDWQAIPPASFVTMTRDGISIRPFAPAAAKLALVG
- a CDS encoding DUF6356 family protein translates to MSVARIFTSHPAKVGETYFGHMAFAAWFSSRLLMAAGAALVHAFLPFLFETTASRIVRELYERTHNRGTHATKEPAALLDRA
- a CDS encoding Lrp/AsnC family transcriptional regulator; this translates as MALEIDEIDRKLLTELQRDGTLSVDQLSERVALSRNACWRRVKRLEEDGVITGRVALVDAEKLGLGLSVFILIRTSNHDPDWLQKFRAAVTSFPEITGVYRMSGDLDYVLRARVADVKAYDRLYQRLIAKVALSDVSASFVMEEIKETTVVPMVRS
- the dut gene encoding dUTP diphosphatase, which encodes MRAALQNSSVIGPTVGFVRLPHAEGLPLPAYESTGAAGMDLRAAVPDDRPLLILPGKRALVPTGLILEIPEGMEGQVRPRSGLAFKHGLTVLNSPGTVDSDYRGEVKVLLVNLGDEDFAVTRGMRIAQIVFAAVTQAAVEERSLAGGTARGSGGFGSTGTA
- a CDS encoding HAD family hydrolase; protein product: MQVPKLVIFDCDGILVDTENLANRRLAEWLSAAGYATSFEYCRKNFSGRSMLSVQKEIEAQTEVRLGADFVDRWNAGLPDLFAHGVEAIPYVREFIEAVRAAGIPYCVATSARVSKMHITLGQTGLLPLFEHAMFSATMVGRGKPFPDLFLHAAKTMGFSPTDCIVIEDSVAGTQAGIAAGMRVFSYHGDPYSDRDGLIEAGGILFDDMRELAGLVPIH